From the Metamycoplasma hominis ATCC 23114 genome, one window contains:
- a CDS encoding DHH family phosphoesterase, whose product MAKNTWEIAKQAIEEHDNIFIFHHIRPDGDCLGSQFGLRELIKENYPEKNVFVLGDNGGIFPFLEWDFDNFENIDKKYLKNSLGVVVDANCSNRIQFANYILDGNFTHMLRIDHHPVDPDINYDYTWEDATYAAAAEQVGYIAMMAKWRVTTKAAKYVYLGINTDSNRFQYDYVQKRTFDVVSYLHEGNDFKVWDINFPLSIREEKKVRFNAYVLLHYKNEGKVLWFYANKKIQRKFGLNEKEANDVGILANIGDAKIWVLFIDEPNGKIRARVRSNGIWINHICAKPEYYPGGGHEVASGATCANKKSMKHLIEDLKAEVLKYE is encoded by the coding sequence ATGGCAAAAAATACATGAGAAATTGCCAAACAGGCAATTGAAGAACACGATAATATTTTTATATTTCATCATATTAGACCTGACGGAGATTGTTTAGGCTCTCAATTTGGTTTGAGAGAATTAATAAAAGAAAATTATCCTGAAAAAAACGTTTTTGTTTTAGGGGATAACGGAGGAATCTTTCCATTTTTAGAATGAGATTTTGATAATTTTGAAAATATTGATAAAAAATATCTTAAGAATTCTTTAGGAGTAGTAGTTGATGCAAACTGCTCAAATAGAATTCAATTTGCTAATTATATTTTAGATGGTAATTTTACCCATATGTTAAGAATAGATCACCATCCAGTTGATCCAGATATTAATTATGACTATACTTGGGAAGACGCAACATATGCAGCAGCTGCTGAACAAGTTGGATATATCGCAATGATGGCAAAATGAAGAGTTACAACAAAAGCTGCTAAATACGTTTATTTAGGCATAAACACAGACTCTAATCGTTTTCAATATGACTACGTTCAAAAAAGAACATTTGATGTAGTAAGTTATCTTCATGAAGGCAATGATTTTAAAGTTTGAGACATTAACTTCCCTCTTTCAATTCGTGAAGAAAAGAAAGTTAGATTCAATGCCTATGTTCTTTTACATTACAAAAATGAAGGCAAAGTACTTTGATTCTATGCAAACAAGAAGATTCAAAGAAAATTTGGTTTAAATGAAAAGGAAGCAAATGATGTGGGAATTTTAGCAAATATTGGTGATGCTAAAATTTGAGTATTATTCATTGATGAACCAAATGGTAAAATTAGAGCAAGAGTAAGAAGCAATGGAATATGAATAAATCATATTTGTGCAAAACCTGAATATTACCCTGGCGGTGGTCACGAAGTTGCTTCAGGAGCAACTTGCGCTAATAAAAAATCTATGAAACATTTAATAGAAGACTTAAAGGCAGAGGTATTAAAATATGAATAA
- a CDS encoding 23S rRNA (pseudouridine(1915)-N(3))-methyltransferase RlmH has protein sequence MKLNIVAVGSLSKEYKTIYDQYLKKISFFCSINLIEIKEQVNKNIDLKIAEETKLILEKIPKNSKVYYLSLRGKKLDSNEFSDLLIEDNITFVIGGSNGVDETYFKNKICFSDLTFPHQLFRIMLIEQIYRGFSIKNNIKYHK, from the coding sequence ATGAAATTAAATATTGTAGCAGTAGGTTCTCTAAGCAAGGAATATAAAACTATCTATGATCAATATCTTAAAAAAATTAGTTTTTTTTGTTCAATAAATTTGATTGAAATAAAAGAACAAGTTAATAAAAATATTGATTTAAAAATAGCCGAAGAAACAAAATTAATCCTAGAAAAAATTCCTAAAAACTCCAAAGTTTATTATTTATCATTAAGAGGCAAGAAACTTGATAGCAATGAATTTTCGGATTTACTTATTGAAGATAATATTACTTTTGTAATAGGCGGTAGCAATGGAGTTGATGAAACATATTTTAAAAATAAAATATGTTTTTCAGATTTGACATTTCCTCATCAATTATTTAGAATAATGTTAATTGAACAAATTTATCGAGGATTTAGTATAAAAAACAACATAAAATATCACAAATAA
- a CDS encoding DHH family phosphoesterase — protein MNKISAEKLAIFKKIEERIKAHKNIVIYHHIRPDGDCLGSQFGMKNLIKVNFPDKTVYTIGDSKGIYSFLEFKMDKLPLEKLDDSLAIIVDANFKERLECREYLDNNCFNEVIRIDHHPNDDDLDASLRWVEPEAPAAAQQVTEIAYELGWKLNKEAATYLYLGIYTDSVKLSTNTTTAKTMLLVSWLWDNGSQKDLIHTELSKRTLFDININTYISQNMKIANDVVSFYFPLSEQIKLGIKDPLKANRPFVLGSIDNTKAWVFFTEEKPGQIRCEFRSNGCNVRNVAIKWGGGGHIRASVAQISDPNLIPLIIKDLEQETKNLADYE, from the coding sequence ATGAATAAAATAAGTGCAGAAAAATTAGCAATTTTCAAGAAAATTGAAGAAAGAATTAAAGCACACAAAAATATAGTTATATATCATCATATTAGACCCGACGGAGATTGTTTGGGTTCTCAATTTGGAATGAAGAATTTAATTAAGGTAAATTTCCCTGATAAAACAGTGTATACAATTGGTGATTCCAAAGGCATTTATTCATTTTTAGAATTTAAAATGGATAAATTACCACTAGAAAAGTTAGATGATTCATTAGCAATTATTGTTGATGCTAACTTTAAAGAACGTTTAGAATGTAGAGAATATTTAGACAATAATTGTTTCAATGAAGTAATAAGAATCGACCACCATCCAAATGATGACGATTTGGATGCTTCATTAAGATGGGTTGAACCAGAAGCACCAGCTGCTGCTCAACAAGTAACTGAAATAGCATACGAATTGGGTTGAAAATTAAACAAAGAAGCTGCAACTTATTTATATTTGGGTATATATACTGATTCAGTTAAATTATCAACCAATACAACAACAGCAAAGACAATGTTGTTAGTAAGCTGATTGTGAGACAATGGTAGCCAAAAAGACTTAATTCATACAGAACTTTCTAAGCGTACATTGTTTGATATTAATATAAATACATATATATCTCAAAACATGAAAATAGCAAACGACGTCGTTTCATTTTACTTCCCATTGTCTGAACAAATTAAATTAGGAATTAAAGATCCATTAAAAGCAAATAGACCTTTTGTTCTTGGCTCAATCGACAATACAAAGGCATGAGTATTCTTTACAGAAGAAAAACCCGGCCAAATTCGTTGTGAATTTAGATCAAACGGTTGCAATGTAAGAAATGTAGCAATTAAATGAGGTGGGGGCGGACACATACGTGCATCAGTTGCTCAAATTTCTGATCCTAATTTAATTCCATTGATTATTAAAGATTTAGAACAAGAAACAAAAAACCTTGCTGATTATGAATAA